In one Arthrobacter jinronghuae genomic region, the following are encoded:
- a CDS encoding ribose-5-phosphate isomerase: MTTQPLTIVIGADDAGYDYKEVLKRDLEANPLVDAVIDIGVDASSHTAYPSVAIEAATMVANGQADRALLICGTGLGMAIAANKVPSIRAVTAHDGYSVERGVLSNNAQVLAFGQRVVGLELARRLTQEWLHYRFDESSASAEKVQLINDFDEATS; encoded by the coding sequence ATGACTACACAACCTCTAACTATTGTCATCGGCGCCGATGACGCCGGATACGACTACAAGGAAGTCCTGAAACGCGACCTTGAAGCGAATCCCTTGGTCGACGCCGTGATCGACATCGGCGTGGATGCCTCAAGCCACACTGCCTATCCGAGCGTTGCGATAGAAGCTGCCACTATGGTGGCCAACGGCCAGGCGGACCGGGCCCTTCTGATCTGCGGCACCGGCTTAGGCATGGCCATCGCGGCAAATAAAGTGCCTTCCATTCGAGCTGTGACGGCACATGACGGTTACTCCGTCGAACGGGGGGTGCTGAGCAACAATGCGCAGGTGCTCGCCTTTGGCCAGCGCGTAGTGGGTTTGGAGCTGGCGCGACGCCTGACTCAGGAGTGGTTGCACTATCGCTTCGATGAAAGCTCCGCTTCTGCCGAAAAAGTTCAACTAATCAATGACTTCGATGAAGCCACGTCCTAG
- a CDS encoding DegV family protein: protein MDWLERLASRARGRQRETAAVPGPSVGVVTDSASALPGGWAEAANAADFVRVVPMPVMIGDQIYGEGSAELIPALALAMAQGHEVRTSRPAPGQFEAAYRELAAAGCTSAVSIHLSGQLSGTVDSARLAARSAEIPVEVIDSATAAMGLGFAVAAATERARAGYSAAEVAADARSVAADATILFYVPSLDQLRRGGRIGAAAGWLGTLLAVKPILVVRDGMVVPLERVRTAPKALARLAELVQQDIAGRDGKVRAAVHHFGNASEAERLAGIVRAAAPEVEILICPLPAVLAAHAGLGVLAVAVAGDRSDAAGHIVQGAGPAGAGVPADGVAADGVATDDEGGRTDTGNAAGKPAGNAAGKPAAPGAASRTRFAGTKAKGSKSSGGAKE, encoded by the coding sequence ATGGACTGGCTCGAACGGCTCGCATCGCGGGCCAGGGGACGGCAGCGGGAAACCGCGGCCGTCCCCGGGCCGTCCGTGGGGGTGGTGACCGATTCGGCGTCCGCGCTGCCGGGTGGCTGGGCGGAAGCGGCCAACGCCGCCGATTTTGTCCGGGTGGTTCCCATGCCCGTCATGATCGGGGACCAGATCTACGGCGAAGGATCCGCGGAACTGATTCCTGCCCTTGCCCTGGCCATGGCGCAGGGCCATGAAGTGCGGACTTCCCGGCCGGCGCCGGGGCAGTTCGAAGCGGCCTACCGCGAGCTTGCTGCCGCCGGGTGCACCTCCGCGGTGTCAATCCACCTTTCCGGGCAGCTTTCCGGGACCGTGGATTCGGCGCGGCTTGCCGCGCGTTCGGCTGAAATTCCGGTCGAGGTCATCGACAGTGCGACGGCGGCCATGGGCCTCGGTTTTGCCGTGGCGGCGGCGACGGAGAGGGCCCGGGCCGGTTATTCCGCGGCGGAGGTAGCGGCAGATGCCCGCTCGGTAGCGGCCGATGCCACTATCCTCTTTTACGTCCCCAGCCTTGACCAGCTGCGCCGTGGCGGGCGGATCGGTGCGGCGGCAGGCTGGCTGGGTACCCTGCTTGCCGTAAAGCCGATCCTGGTGGTCCGCGACGGCATGGTTGTTCCGCTGGAACGTGTTCGGACTGCACCCAAAGCGCTGGCACGGCTGGCCGAACTGGTGCAGCAGGACATTGCCGGACGCGACGGGAAGGTCCGCGCCGCGGTGCACCACTTCGGCAATGCCTCGGAAGCCGAACGGCTGGCCGGAATTGTCCGTGCCGCCGCGCCCGAGGTAGAGATCCTGATCTGCCCGCTGCCCGCCGTCCTGGCCGCCCATGCCGGGCTGGGGGTGCTGGCCGTCGCCGTTGCAGGAGACCGAAGTGATGCTGCCGGCCACATAGTGCAGGGCGCGGGGCCGGCTGGTGCCGGCGTGCCGGCGGACGGGGTTGCTGCGGACGGGGTTGCCACGGACGACGAAGGCGGCCGCACGGACACCGGCAACGCAGCCGGGAAACCAGCCGGGAACGCAGCCGGGAAACCGGCGGCCCCAGGTGCGGCGTCCCGGACCAGGTTCGCCGGGACCAAAGCCAAGGGCAGCAAGTCTTCCGGCGGCGCCAAAGAATAA
- the leuS gene encoding leucine--tRNA ligase, translated as MVSTQSQTDQQEEAVYSFAAIEQKWPKVWDYLGVFTPADDGSRERRYVLDMFPYPSGDLHMGHAEAFAMGDVVARYWRQLGYDVLHPIGWDSFGLPAENAAIKNNAHPSDWTYRNIETQAESFKRYAISVDWSRRIHTSDPEYYRWTQWLFTRFYERGLAYRKNSPVNWCPKDQTVLANEQVVNGACERCGTQVTKKSLNQWYFKITDYADRLLDDMEQLKGHWPERVLAMQKNWIGRSEGAHVRFNIEAAGGKPAEQVTVFTTRPDTLSGATFFVVAADAPLALDLVTDENRDALLDYRESVKALSDIERQSTERVKTGVFTGRYAVNPLNGEKLPVWAADYVLADYGTGAIMAVPAHDQRDLDFAKTFDLPVRAVLDTGEEDPAVSGVATTGEGTLINSGALDGLPKAEAIPAAVRMLEEQGTGEKFVNFRLRDWLLSRQRFWGTPIPIIHCENCGEVPVPDDQLPVTLPTGLRGEALAPKGTSPLASAEEWVNVACPKCDGPAKRDTDTMDTFVDSSWYFMRFVSPHFTDGPFDPEAAKNWMPVGQYVGGVEHAILHLLYARFFTKVVHDMGLLEASEPFASLLNQGQVLNGGKAMSKSLGNGVDLGQQLDKYGVDAVRLTMIFASPPEDDVDWADVSPSGSAKFLARAWRLGQDITSEPGVDYSAGDRKLRALTHRTVADATELLENNKFNVVVAKLMELVNATRKAIDSGAGAADPAVREAAEAVAVILSLFAPYTAEDLWNLLGREASVVNAGWPVVDETLLVQDTVTAVVQVQGKVRDRLEVAADISEEDLRQAALASDAVQRFLDGRGIRTVIVRAPKLVNIVPA; from the coding sequence ATAGTGAGCACGCAGTCACAGACTGATCAGCAGGAAGAGGCCGTCTACAGTTTCGCGGCCATCGAGCAGAAATGGCCGAAGGTCTGGGATTACCTCGGTGTTTTCACCCCTGCCGACGACGGCTCGCGCGAACGACGCTATGTACTGGACATGTTCCCGTACCCCTCCGGCGACCTGCACATGGGCCACGCCGAAGCGTTCGCGATGGGCGACGTCGTCGCCCGTTACTGGCGCCAGCTCGGCTACGACGTGCTGCACCCGATCGGCTGGGACTCCTTCGGCCTGCCCGCGGAAAACGCAGCCATCAAGAACAACGCGCACCCCAGTGACTGGACCTACCGCAACATCGAGACGCAGGCGGAGTCCTTCAAGCGCTACGCCATCAGCGTTGACTGGTCCCGCCGGATCCACACCTCGGATCCCGAGTACTACCGCTGGACCCAGTGGCTGTTCACCCGCTTCTACGAGCGAGGCCTGGCCTACCGGAAGAATTCCCCGGTCAACTGGTGCCCCAAGGACCAGACCGTGCTGGCCAACGAACAGGTAGTCAACGGTGCCTGCGAACGCTGCGGAACCCAGGTCACCAAGAAGTCGCTGAACCAGTGGTACTTCAAGATCACCGATTACGCAGACCGCCTGCTCGATGACATGGAACAGCTCAAGGGCCACTGGCCCGAGCGGGTCCTGGCCATGCAGAAAAACTGGATCGGCCGCTCCGAGGGCGCCCACGTCCGGTTCAACATCGAGGCCGCCGGCGGCAAGCCCGCCGAGCAGGTCACCGTCTTCACCACCCGTCCGGACACGCTGTCCGGCGCCACCTTCTTCGTTGTCGCCGCTGACGCCCCGCTGGCGCTGGACCTGGTGACGGACGAAAACCGCGATGCGTTGCTGGACTACCGCGAATCGGTGAAGGCACTTTCGGATATCGAGCGCCAGTCCACCGAACGCGTCAAGACCGGTGTCTTCACCGGCCGGTACGCCGTGAACCCGCTGAACGGCGAGAAGCTGCCCGTCTGGGCCGCCGACTACGTGCTGGCGGACTACGGCACCGGTGCCATCATGGCCGTCCCGGCCCACGACCAGCGTGACCTGGACTTCGCCAAGACCTTCGACCTGCCCGTCAGGGCTGTCCTGGACACCGGCGAAGAGGATCCCGCCGTCAGCGGTGTGGCCACCACCGGCGAAGGCACCCTGATCAACTCCGGCGCCCTGGACGGCCTGCCCAAGGCGGAAGCCATTCCCGCCGCCGTCCGGATGCTCGAGGAACAGGGCACCGGCGAGAAGTTCGTGAACTTCCGCCTGCGTGACTGGCTGCTGTCCCGGCAGCGTTTCTGGGGCACACCCATCCCGATCATCCACTGCGAAAACTGCGGCGAAGTTCCGGTCCCCGATGACCAGCTGCCCGTCACGCTGCCCACCGGGCTGCGCGGCGAAGCACTGGCTCCGAAGGGCACCTCTCCGCTGGCTTCGGCCGAGGAGTGGGTCAACGTGGCCTGCCCGAAGTGCGACGGTCCCGCAAAGCGCGACACCGACACCATGGACACCTTCGTGGATTCGTCCTGGTACTTCATGCGTTTCGTGTCCCCGCACTTCACGGACGGCCCGTTCGATCCCGAGGCAGCGAAGAACTGGATGCCGGTCGGGCAGTATGTGGGCGGCGTCGAACACGCGATCCTGCACCTGCTCTATGCGCGTTTCTTCACCAAGGTGGTCCACGACATGGGGCTGCTGGAAGCCAGCGAGCCGTTCGCTTCGCTGCTGAACCAGGGCCAGGTGCTCAACGGCGGCAAGGCCATGTCCAAGTCGCTGGGCAACGGTGTGGACCTGGGCCAGCAGCTGGACAAGTACGGCGTGGACGCGGTGCGCCTGACCATGATCTTCGCTTCCCCGCCGGAAGACGACGTCGACTGGGCGGATGTGTCGCCGTCGGGCTCCGCGAAGTTCCTGGCCCGTGCGTGGCGCCTGGGCCAGGACATCACCAGCGAACCCGGCGTGGACTACTCGGCCGGGGACCGGAAGCTGCGTGCGCTCACGCACCGGACCGTCGCCGATGCCACCGAACTGTTGGAGAACAACAAGTTCAACGTAGTGGTGGCCAAGCTGATGGAGCTGGTCAACGCGACCCGCAAGGCCATCGACTCCGGCGCCGGCGCCGCTGACCCGGCAGTACGCGAGGCCGCGGAAGCCGTCGCCGTCATCCTGAGCCTCTTCGCGCCGTACACGGCCGAGGATCTCTGGAACCTGCTGGGCCGCGAAGCCTCGGTAGTGAACGCCGGCTGGCCCGTGGTCGATGAAACCCTGCTGGTGCAGGACACGGTCACCGCCGTTGTCCAGGTGCAGGGCAAGGTCCGCGACCGGCTGGAAGTCGCTGCGGACATCAGCGAGGAGGACCTGCGGCAGGCCGCTTTGGCGTCCGACGCGGTGCAACGGTTCCTTGACGGACGCGGCATCCGCACGGTAATCGTTCGGGCGCCAAAGCTCGTCAACATCGTCCCGGCCTAG
- a CDS encoding sigma-70 family RNA polymerase sigma factor, whose product MSVTATKPEPVNIQAGELRQARRNFLVALEPVRPAVYRYCRRLTGTVWDAEDLLQETLVKALSDASQRHEPTSNVEAWLIRIATNTWLDTLRRSGRTAVQDFSEPGADVPDDGAADPLTSLEVESALEHLLLVLPPRERVCVVLKDVFRYSLAEIAETLDTTAGAVKSALHRGRSTLATARAGGSVPADDDGAAAGSGTKPPQPEGHPELLRRLADAFNSYDIDAMVSLFLTGGRTVVIGNVSETGHEEIRTGSMTHTFGPDAAELYRASVHSYDGEDVILLWERPKDAPETPEVVADVLRLSGALGEPLIAELRLYFFCPEVLAEVAGGLGLPFKTNGVSYF is encoded by the coding sequence ATGTCAGTAACAGCAACGAAGCCGGAACCGGTAAACATCCAGGCCGGAGAACTTCGGCAGGCCAGGAGGAACTTCCTCGTAGCGCTCGAGCCTGTGCGCCCGGCCGTTTACCGTTACTGCCGCAGATTGACCGGCACTGTCTGGGACGCCGAGGACCTGTTGCAGGAAACCCTGGTGAAGGCCCTCTCCGATGCCTCCCAGCGGCATGAACCCACCAGTAACGTGGAGGCCTGGCTGATCCGGATCGCCACAAATACCTGGCTGGACACCCTGCGCCGCAGTGGCCGGACAGCGGTGCAGGACTTCAGCGAACCGGGTGCGGACGTGCCCGACGACGGCGCCGCGGATCCCCTGACGTCTCTGGAAGTGGAGTCGGCGCTGGAGCATTTGCTGCTGGTCCTGCCCCCTCGGGAACGGGTCTGCGTGGTCCTCAAGGACGTGTTTCGCTACTCCCTGGCCGAGATCGCAGAAACGCTGGACACCACCGCCGGGGCGGTAAAGTCCGCGCTTCACCGCGGCCGGAGCACGCTGGCAACGGCCCGGGCGGGAGGATCCGTGCCCGCCGACGACGACGGCGCTGCCGCCGGCTCCGGGACCAAACCACCGCAGCCGGAGGGACACCCCGAGCTGCTGCGCCGCCTCGCCGATGCCTTCAACTCCTACGACATCGATGCGATGGTCAGCCTGTTCCTGACCGGCGGGCGCACGGTGGTGATCGGCAACGTCAGCGAAACCGGGCACGAGGAGATCCGCACCGGCTCCATGACCCACACCTTCGGGCCGGACGCCGCAGAGCTCTACCGGGCCAGCGTGCACAGCTATGACGGCGAGGACGTAATCCTCCTGTGGGAACGTCCCAAGGATGCGCCGGAGACACCCGAGGTTGTGGCCGACGTTCTTCGTCTCAGCGGTGCCCTCGGGGAACCGCTGATTGCCGAACTTCGGTTGTACTTCTTCTGCCCCGAAGTCCTGGCCGAGGTGGCCGGCGGCCTGGGACTGCCCTTCAAGACGAACGGCGTGTCCTACTTCTGA
- a CDS encoding SDR family oxidoreductase, with amino-acid sequence MTRVCVTGGNGFLGSAVVAGLAGHPEVSYVLSLDIREPAEERRLAGVEYALADVCSPDVARLLQSHRIDTVVHLAAIVNPGKHTTPEQEFSVDVLGSRNVLAACISSGVKHVVISSSGAAYGYHPDNPSWLKESDPLRGNDEFAYSRHKRLVEEELARLREEHPELQQTIFRIGTILGERVRNQITALFDARKLLRVAGSDSPFVFIWDEDVAGIMVQAVVTGRSGIFNVAGDGALTVREIAGLLGRGTITVPAPALAAALWLGHLLRLTVHGPEQVRFLRYRPVLDNTALKQEFGFTPTRTSREAFLAFRAARDAARDIRQK; translated from the coding sequence ATGACCCGGGTCTGCGTGACCGGCGGCAACGGTTTCCTGGGCAGCGCGGTGGTTGCCGGATTGGCAGGACATCCGGAGGTCTCGTATGTCCTTAGCCTGGACATCCGGGAACCGGCGGAGGAACGCCGGCTCGCCGGGGTCGAGTACGCCCTCGCGGATGTGTGTTCCCCGGACGTGGCCCGGCTGCTGCAGTCGCACCGGATCGACACCGTGGTCCATCTGGCCGCCATCGTGAATCCCGGCAAGCACACCACCCCCGAACAGGAATTCTCTGTGGACGTGCTGGGTTCACGGAATGTCCTGGCGGCCTGTATCTCCTCCGGAGTGAAGCATGTGGTCATTTCCTCTTCCGGCGCCGCATACGGTTACCACCCGGACAACCCCTCGTGGCTGAAGGAATCCGATCCGCTCCGCGGCAATGACGAGTTTGCCTACTCCCGGCATAAAAGGCTGGTCGAGGAGGAGCTGGCCAGGCTCCGCGAGGAACATCCCGAGCTGCAGCAGACCATCTTCCGGATCGGCACCATCCTCGGCGAACGGGTCCGCAACCAGATCACCGCCCTTTTCGACGCACGGAAACTGCTGCGGGTAGCCGGCAGCGATTCCCCGTTCGTGTTCATCTGGGATGAAGACGTGGCCGGCATTATGGTGCAGGCCGTCGTCACGGGACGCAGCGGCATTTTCAACGTCGCCGGAGACGGTGCCCTGACCGTCCGGGAAATCGCAGGGCTGCTGGGGCGCGGCACCATCACGGTTCCGGCACCGGCCCTGGCCGCCGCCCTCTGGCTGGGACACCTGCTGCGGCTGACCGTCCACGGGCCGGAGCAGGTGAGGTTCCTGCGCTACCGGCCGGTGCTGGACAACACCGCCCTCAAGCAGGAGTTCGGGTTTACCCCCACCCGCACCAGCCGGGAAGCGTTCCTCGCGTTCCGTGCAGCCCGGGACGCCGCCCGGGACATACGTCAGAAGTAG
- a CDS encoding bile acid:sodium symporter family protein, whose translation MPIDDVVLSFTPASLLILNVVLAVIILGIALEVRPADFRTVARSPKAVLLGICAQYLVLPAVTVGLALLLQVPASIALGMILVACCPPGGISNVLTHRAHGNVALSASMTAVSNLVAIAVMPLNVALWARLNPATAGLMRDFSLDRWEMLVQVLLIIGVPFAVGMPLARRFPAVTDILRPWVQRIGLLALLVFIVAGTASNLGPLREHLGTIFLVVLLHDAVALAVGYWTAAAVRLDEPSRRAFTFEVGARNTGLGLGLTLTFFAGLGGMAMVAAWWGIWDILAGLLLAAWWRRRDARRSAAASSVESNGSAGSAGSNGSAGSNGKRGRGR comes from the coding sequence ATGCCCATCGACGACGTCGTCCTGAGCTTCACGCCAGCCTCCCTGCTGATCCTGAACGTAGTGCTGGCGGTCATCATTCTGGGCATCGCGCTCGAGGTGCGTCCGGCGGACTTCCGGACCGTGGCGCGCAGCCCGAAGGCAGTGCTGCTGGGGATCTGCGCCCAGTACCTGGTGCTTCCCGCGGTGACGGTAGGGCTGGCGCTCCTCCTGCAGGTCCCGGCATCGATCGCCCTGGGCATGATCCTCGTTGCCTGCTGTCCGCCCGGCGGCATTTCGAACGTGCTTACGCACCGGGCGCACGGCAATGTTGCCCTGTCCGCTTCCATGACCGCTGTCTCGAACCTGGTGGCCATCGCCGTGATGCCGCTGAACGTGGCGCTGTGGGCACGGCTGAATCCGGCCACTGCCGGATTGATGCGGGACTTCTCCCTGGACCGCTGGGAAATGCTGGTCCAGGTCCTGCTTATCATCGGCGTGCCCTTTGCAGTGGGCATGCCGTTGGCCCGGCGCTTCCCCGCGGTGACCGACATCCTGCGGCCCTGGGTGCAGCGGATCGGCCTGCTGGCCCTGCTCGTTTTCATCGTTGCCGGGACGGCCAGCAACCTGGGCCCGCTCCGCGAGCATCTTGGGACCATCTTCCTGGTTGTGCTGCTGCATGATGCGGTGGCACTGGCTGTTGGCTACTGGACCGCAGCGGCGGTACGGCTGGACGAACCCAGCCGGCGGGCGTTTACCTTCGAGGTAGGTGCCCGCAATACCGGACTCGGGCTCGGACTGACCCTGACCTTCTTCGCCGGGCTGGGCGGGATGGCGATGGTTGCCGCCTGGTGGGGCATCTGGGACATCCTGGCCGGACTGCTGCTGGCCGCCTGGTGGCGACGGCGGGATGCGCGCCGCAGTGCGGCGGCCTCGTCAGTCGAGTCGAACGGATCGGCAGGGTCGGCCGGATCGAACGGATCTGCAGGATCGAACGGGAAGCGGGGGAGGGGACGATGA
- a CDS encoding flavin-containing monooxygenase translates to MSPAANAIRSELPVAVIGSGPSGLAAMRALSKQGLDFVGFEQHTDVGGLWNIENPASTVYESAHLISSKSTTQFSEFPMPRDTPDYPGHRRLHAYFRSYADHFGLRPAIRFGVKVTAAVPADDGAWTVSWDGPDGPGSGRFGAVIVASGTLHTPAVPALPGRFAGEIRHSAEYKDARELAGKRVLIVGAGNSGCDIAVDAVHHAAAVDISVRRGYYFIPKYVFGRPTDTLNQGKPLPRPLKQFFDKRLLRMFTGDPHRFGFPKPDYRIYESHPVVNSLILHHLGHGDLQVKGDIARLDGHTVHFRDGSTGEYDLLLLATGYALDYPFLDPALLGWDGPSPSLYLNIFSRQAENLFVIGMVEASGLGWEGRFRQAELAAAYLAAQKHSPEAAGEFRQLLAGKSPDVTGGYRYLGLDRMSYYVNKDAYRAELEAHLDRLASAGSAAREEVNR, encoded by the coding sequence GTGTCTCCCGCAGCAAACGCCATACGATCGGAACTGCCCGTCGCCGTCATCGGCTCCGGACCCAGCGGCCTTGCCGCCATGCGTGCCTTGTCGAAACAGGGACTGGACTTTGTGGGCTTTGAACAGCACACGGACGTCGGCGGACTCTGGAACATCGAGAATCCCGCCAGCACGGTCTATGAATCGGCGCACCTGATCTCCTCGAAATCCACCACCCAGTTCTCCGAATTCCCCATGCCCCGGGACACTCCCGACTATCCCGGGCACCGCCGGCTGCACGCCTATTTCCGTTCCTATGCGGACCATTTCGGTCTGCGGCCTGCCATCCGGTTCGGTGTAAAGGTCACTGCAGCGGTGCCGGCCGACGACGGCGCCTGGACGGTTTCGTGGGATGGCCCCGACGGTCCCGGCAGCGGCCGTTTCGGTGCCGTCATCGTTGCGTCCGGCACCCTGCACACGCCGGCAGTGCCCGCCCTGCCCGGCCGGTTTGCCGGAGAGATCCGCCATTCCGCAGAGTACAAAGATGCCCGGGAGCTCGCGGGGAAGCGGGTGCTGATTGTAGGCGCCGGCAACAGCGGCTGCGACATTGCCGTGGACGCCGTCCACCACGCCGCCGCCGTCGACATCAGCGTCCGGCGCGGTTATTACTTCATTCCCAAGTACGTCTTCGGCCGGCCCACCGACACCCTGAACCAGGGCAAGCCGCTGCCCCGGCCGCTGAAGCAGTTCTTCGACAAGCGGCTGCTGCGCATGTTCACCGGAGATCCGCACCGTTTCGGCTTCCCGAAGCCCGACTACCGCATCTACGAGTCCCACCCCGTGGTGAACTCCCTGATCCTGCACCATCTGGGACACGGGGATCTTCAGGTCAAGGGCGACATTGCCCGGCTGGACGGGCACACCGTGCACTTCCGGGACGGCAGCACGGGGGAGTATGACCTCCTCCTGCTCGCCACCGGCTACGCCCTGGACTATCCGTTCCTGGATCCGGCGCTGCTCGGCTGGGACGGCCCGTCGCCGTCGTTGTACCTGAACATCTTCAGCCGCCAGGCGGAGAACCTCTTCGTCATCGGCATGGTGGAAGCCTCCGGACTGGGCTGGGAAGGAAGGTTCCGGCAGGCCGAACTGGCAGCCGCCTACCTAGCAGCCCAAAAACACTCCCCGGAGGCGGCGGGGGAGTTCCGGCAGCTGCTGGCGGGGAAGTCTCCGGATGTCACCGGCGGCTACCGTTACCTGGGCCTGGACCGGATGAGCTACTACGTGAACAAGGACGCCTACCGGGCCGAACTCGAAGCACACCTGGACCGGCTGGCGTCCGCCGGGTCCGCAGCGCGTGAAGAGGTGAACCGCTGA
- the glpK gene encoding glycerol kinase GlpK, with amino-acid sequence MPDNPRYIIAIDQGTTSSRAIVFGHDGNIISTGQKEHEQIFPHAGWVEHDPMEIWTNVREVVGSALSKANLTRHDIAAVGITNQRETAVVWDRNTGEPVYNAIVWQDTRTQPIVNELAENGGLDRFKDTVGLPLATYFSGTKIKWILDNVEGARERAEAGDLMFGNTDSWIVWNLTGGTDGGVHITDVTNASRTLFMNLETLTWDEDILKEFGIPRSMLPEIKSSSEVYGMVAGSQLLRETPVAGILGDQQAATFGQAAFEKGNAKNTYGTGCFLIFNTGEEIVRSENGLITTVAYQLGDAKPVYALEGSIAVTGSLVQWLRDNLGIINSAPEIEELARKVEDNGGVYIVPAFSGLFAPYWRADARGAMVGLTRYVNKNHIARAALEATAFQTREVLDAVNADSGVPLSELRVDGGMVANDALMQFQADILGVDVVRPKVIETTALGAAYAAGLAVGFWNGTDELEQNWAEGKRWTPQMDDAERERQMRLWKKAVTKTFDWVDDDVQ; translated from the coding sequence ATGCCTGACAATCCCAGGTACATCATCGCCATCGACCAAGGCACCACCAGCAGCCGGGCCATCGTCTTCGGCCACGACGGAAACATCATTTCCACCGGGCAGAAGGAACACGAGCAGATCTTCCCGCACGCCGGCTGGGTGGAGCACGATCCGATGGAGATCTGGACGAACGTCCGCGAAGTTGTCGGCAGTGCCCTGTCCAAGGCCAACCTGACCCGGCACGACATTGCCGCCGTTGGTATCACCAACCAGCGTGAGACGGCAGTGGTCTGGGACCGCAACACGGGTGAGCCCGTCTACAACGCCATTGTCTGGCAGGACACCCGCACGCAGCCCATCGTCAACGAGCTGGCGGAAAACGGCGGCCTGGACCGCTTCAAGGACACGGTCGGCCTGCCGCTGGCCACGTATTTCTCGGGCACGAAGATCAAGTGGATCCTGGACAACGTAGAGGGGGCACGTGAACGGGCAGAGGCGGGGGACCTCATGTTCGGCAACACGGACTCCTGGATTGTCTGGAACCTCACCGGCGGGACCGACGGAGGCGTGCACATCACCGATGTGACCAATGCCTCCCGCACTCTGTTCATGAACCTTGAGACACTCACCTGGGATGAGGACATTCTCAAGGAATTCGGGATTCCGCGGTCGATGCTGCCGGAAATCAAGTCCTCCTCCGAGGTCTACGGCATGGTTGCAGGCTCGCAGCTGCTGCGCGAAACCCCGGTGGCCGGCATCCTCGGCGACCAGCAGGCCGCCACGTTCGGCCAGGCCGCGTTCGAGAAGGGCAATGCCAAGAACACCTACGGAACCGGCTGCTTCCTGATCTTCAACACCGGCGAGGAGATTGTCCGTTCCGAGAACGGCCTCATCACCACCGTTGCCTACCAGCTGGGTGACGCCAAGCCGGTCTACGCCCTCGAGGGTTCCATTGCCGTCACCGGGTCCCTGGTGCAGTGGCTCCGCGACAACCTGGGCATCATCAACAGCGCTCCGGAAATCGAAGAGCTTGCCCGCAAGGTGGAGGACAACGGCGGCGTATACATTGTGCCCGCATTCTCCGGACTGTTCGCACCGTACTGGCGTGCGGATGCCCGCGGTGCGATGGTGGGCCTGACCCGCTACGTGAACAAGAACCACATTGCCCGGGCCGCACTCGAAGCCACCGCGTTCCAGACCCGGGAAGTGCTCGACGCCGTGAACGCCGACTCCGGTGTCCCGCTGTCCGAGCTGCGGGTGGACGGCGGCATGGTTGCCAACGATGCCCTGATGCAGTTCCAGGCAGACATTCTCGGCGTGGACGTGGTCCGGCCCAAGGTCATCGAGACCACTGCCCTGGGTGCTGCCTACGCCGCAGGCCTGGCTGTCGGGTTCTGGAACGGCACCGACGAGCTCGAGCAGAACTGGGCCGAAGGCAAGCGCTGGACCCCGCAGATGGATGACGCTGAGCGTGAGCGCCAGATGCGTCTCTGGAAGAAGGCCGTCACCAAGACCTTCGACTGGGTTGACGACGACGTTCAGTAA
- a CDS encoding MIP/aquaporin family protein, which yields MTLGEVFISELAGTAILIILGCGVVANVALAKTKGAGGGFLMVNWGWAIGVFAGVYAAAISGAHINPAVTVGLWAAGNEEFAPGVEVSFGAAMVYFAGQMAGAIIGAFVAWLAYKKQFDDEPDAANILGVFSTGPAIRSYGWNVVTEVVGTFVLVFTIVAFAGTPTELGPLAVALVVLGIGASLGGPTGYAINPARDLGPRIVHALLPIPGKGSSDWAYAWVPVVGPLIGGALGGWIGAQIPLPLPV from the coding sequence GTGACTCTCGGAGAAGTTTTCATCAGTGAGCTGGCCGGAACGGCCATCCTCATTATTCTGGGCTGCGGTGTCGTGGCCAACGTGGCGCTGGCAAAAACGAAGGGTGCCGGCGGCGGGTTCCTGATGGTCAACTGGGGGTGGGCCATCGGTGTTTTTGCCGGCGTGTATGCGGCCGCTATTTCCGGCGCACACATCAACCCCGCCGTCACGGTAGGTCTCTGGGCGGCAGGCAATGAGGAATTCGCGCCGGGCGTCGAGGTCTCCTTCGGCGCGGCCATGGTTTACTTCGCCGGGCAGATGGCCGGTGCCATCATTGGTGCCTTTGTGGCGTGGCTCGCCTACAAGAAGCAGTTCGACGACGAGCCCGACGCAGCCAACATCCTGGGTGTCTTCTCCACCGGTCCGGCTATCCGGTCCTACGGCTGGAACGTTGTGACCGAGGTCGTAGGCACCTTCGTCCTCGTCTTCACCATCGTTGCCTTCGCAGGAACCCCCACGGAGCTCGGCCCGCTGGCCGTGGCCCTCGTGGTGCTCGGCATCGGCGCATCGCTCGGCGGCCCCACCGGCTACGCCATCAACCCGGCCCGTGATCTTGGACCCCGCATCGTGCACGCCCTGCTGCCCATCCCGGGCAAGGGCAGCAGCGACTGGGCCTACGCCTGGGTGCCCGTCGTCGGTCCGCTGATCGGCGGCGCACTCGGCGGCTGGATCGGCGCCCAGATCCCCCTCCCGCTTCCGGTATAA